In a genomic window of Urocitellus parryii isolate mUroPar1 chromosome 11, mUroPar1.hap1, whole genome shotgun sequence:
- the Gpx7 gene encoding glutathione peroxidase 7, translating into MVAAVAAAWLLLWAAACAQREQDFYDFKAVNIRGKLVSLEKYRGSVSLVVNVASECGFTDQHYRALQQLQRDLGPHHFNVLAFPCNQFGQQEPDSNGEIESFVRHTYSVSFPMFSKIAVTGTGAHPAFKYLTETSGKEPTWNFWKYLVAPDGKVVGAWDPTVSVEEIRPQIMELVRKLILQKREDL; encoded by the exons ATGGTAGCTGCCGTGGCGGCGGCGTGGCTGCTCCTGTGGGCCGCGGCCTGCGCGCAGCGGGAGCAGGACTTCTATGACTTCAAGGCGGTCAACATCCGGGGCAAGCTGGTGTCGCTGGAAAAGTACCGCGGCTCG GTGTCCCTAGTGGTGAATGTGGCTAGTGAGTGTGGCTTCACAGACCAGCACTATCGAGCCTTGCAGCAGCTGCAGCGGGACCTGGGTCCCCATCACTTCAATGTGCTTGCCTTTCCCTGCAACCAGTTTGGCCAACAAGAGCCAGACAGCAATGGAGAGATTGAGAGCTTTGTTCGTCACACCTATAGTGTCTCTTTCCCCATGTTTAGCAAGATTGCAGTCACTGGCACTGGTGCCCACCCTGCCTTCAAGTACTTAACTG aAACTTCTGGGAAGGAGCCCACCTGGAACTTCTGGAAGTATCTGGTGGCCCCAGATGGAAAGGTAGTAGGGGCTTGGGACCCAACTGTGTCAGTGGAGGAGATCAGGCCTCAGATCATGGAACTGGTGAGGAAGCTCATCCTGCAGAAGCGAGAAGATTTATAA